The following proteins come from a genomic window of Gottfriedia acidiceleris:
- a CDS encoding peptide MFS transporter: protein MSVAAKQNVSSNEQNQKTKHPPGLYLLFATEAWERFSYYGMRALLVLYLTTSVVQGGLGFKDAWALQLYGLFTGLVYFTPIIGGWITDNFLAKRAAITLGGIIMAAGNIALFGIHSSTGLYLGLILMIIGNGFFKPNISTIVGELYEGDDPRRDGAFTIFYMGINLGAFFAPLVTGYLAQTLFMSKNAAGDDLFGYRYGFLAAAIGMIIGQIIFNLLASKYLGDLGTKPNAKVVKEGNSASVKDIPLTKKEKQRTTVIFILAAFVVFFWAGFEQAGSSLTLYTERFLDLKVGSFNVPSAWFQSVNPLFIMLFAPVLSMIWIKMARNGKNISVPAKMAMGLILLGVGFAFTIMAVMKTGSDPNHITVKANMLFMVMTYFFHTIAELVLSPVGLSAVSRYAPAKLASLLMGVWLSSSFIANLVGGQLAAFTTTLGMLQVFLAVGGAAIVAGLILLALSPKLAKMLD, encoded by the coding sequence ATGAGCGTAGCAGCAAAACAAAACGTTTCATCAAACGAGCAAAATCAAAAAACGAAACACCCACCTGGCCTTTACTTACTTTTTGCAACTGAGGCTTGGGAGCGCTTTAGTTATTATGGAATGCGTGCACTTTTAGTTCTTTACTTAACAACTTCAGTAGTTCAAGGTGGACTAGGATTTAAAGATGCTTGGGCACTACAACTTTATGGATTATTTACTGGATTAGTATATTTCACTCCAATCATTGGTGGTTGGATTACAGATAATTTCCTTGCAAAGCGTGCTGCGATAACACTTGGTGGTATTATTATGGCAGCTGGTAATATCGCATTATTCGGTATTCATTCTTCAACAGGTTTATATCTTGGTTTAATTTTAATGATTATCGGTAATGGTTTCTTCAAGCCAAACATTTCAACAATTGTTGGTGAACTTTATGAAGGAGATGACCCACGTCGTGATGGTGCATTCACAATCTTCTACATGGGTATCAACTTAGGTGCATTCTTTGCTCCACTTGTTACTGGTTACTTAGCACAAACTTTATTTATGTCAAAAAATGCTGCTGGCGATGATTTATTCGGTTACCGTTATGGTTTCTTAGCAGCTGCAATCGGTATGATTATTGGTCAAATTATTTTCAACTTATTAGCATCAAAATATCTTGGTGACTTAGGTACAAAACCTAATGCAAAAGTTGTGAAAGAGGGTAACAGCGCTTCAGTTAAGGATATCCCTCTTACTAAAAAAGAAAAACAACGTACTACTGTTATCTTTATCTTAGCTGCATTCGTAGTATTTTTCTGGGCTGGATTTGAACAAGCTGGTTCATCATTAACACTTTATACTGAGCGTTTCTTAGATCTTAAAGTTGGAAGCTTCAATGTACCATCTGCATGGTTCCAATCTGTTAACCCATTATTCATTATGCTTTTCGCTCCTGTTCTTTCTATGATCTGGATTAAAATGGCAAGAAATGGTAAAAACATTAGCGTTCCTGCGAAAATGGCAATGGGTCTTATCCTATTAGGTGTTGGTTTCGCATTCACAATTATGGCAGTTATGAAAACAGGTTCTGATCCAAATCATATTACTGTAAAAGCAAACATGTTATTCATGGTTATGACATATTTCTTCCATACAATTGCTGAATTAGTACTTTCACCAGTTGGGTTATCAGCAGTATCTCGTTATGCACCTGCTAAACTTGCTTCATTATTAATGGGTGTATGGTTATCATCAAGTTTCATTGCAAACTTAGTTGGTGGTCAATTAGCTGCATTTACAACAACTCTTGGAATGTTACAAGTATTCTTAGCAGTAGGTGGAGCAGCAATCGTTGCAGGTTTAATCTTACTTGCTTTATCACCAAAACTTGCAAAAATGTTAGACTAA
- a CDS encoding GNAT family N-acetyltransferase, with translation MTEKQLNEINILQETCEKFDEITLKLNWEMLRNRRKDIKEDFFHYEENQLVGFLATYYFGEKVEICGMVHPDYRRKGIFSSLLNEALNSIAPTTTILLNAPEASASAKGFIRNQNKCNYSFSEYQMVWKNQVVKEFTPIVKFTKAEQLDFAFISNLDVVCFGFENSDAKKYNQRILNEPDRDLFIIEVNDEKIGKMSLLRENNESWIYGFAILPEYQGRGYGKNALLQTIQKENEIGNEIHLEVALENSNAKKLYIDCGFRQYNTQDYYKISQ, from the coding sequence ATGACAGAAAAACAATTAAACGAAATTAACATACTACAAGAAACATGTGAAAAATTTGATGAAATAACTTTAAAGTTAAACTGGGAAATGTTAAGAAATCGAAGAAAAGATATAAAAGAAGATTTCTTTCACTATGAAGAAAATCAATTAGTTGGATTTTTAGCGACTTACTACTTTGGAGAAAAAGTTGAAATCTGCGGTATGGTTCATCCAGATTATCGACGAAAAGGAATTTTTTCTAGTTTGTTAAATGAAGCACTTAATTCAATAGCTCCTACCACTACCATTTTATTAAATGCTCCTGAAGCTTCAGCATCAGCGAAAGGATTTATTCGAAATCAAAATAAATGTAACTATTCATTTTCTGAATATCAAATGGTTTGGAAAAACCAAGTGGTAAAAGAATTTACACCAATCGTTAAATTCACGAAAGCAGAGCAATTAGATTTCGCATTTATTTCAAATTTAGATGTTGTATGTTTTGGATTTGAAAATAGTGATGCAAAGAAGTACAATCAACGTATTTTAAATGAACCAGATCGTGATTTATTTATAATAGAAGTAAATGATGAAAAAATTGGTAAAATGAGTTTGCTACGAGAAAATAATGAGAGTTGGATTTATGGATTTGCAATACTTCCAGAATACCAAGGTAGGGGATATGGAAAAAATGCATTACTCCAAACCATTCAAAAAGAAAACGAGATTGGAAACGAAATTCATTTAGAAGTTGCCCTAGAAAATAGTAACGCGAAGAAATTATATATCGATTGTGGATTTAGACAATATAACACTCAAGATTATTATAAAATTAGTCAATAA
- a CDS encoding acyl-CoA dehydrogenase family protein, which yields MHLRLTDEQKMIQKTIRKFVEKELIPLENEVLRNEREGRPSLDPAVEKELQLKAKKAGFWGINTPTEYGGADLGQMMLAIIYMEISKTFVPFKFGGYADNILFYCNEEQKKKYLIPTINGDKKSCFAMTEPNAGSDTQNIKMTARRDGNEWVLNGEKTFITGGNEADFVMVIAITDKERHQKTGGRDGVTCFIVDREMGWKSEFIHTMGEWGPAGLVFDNVRVPEENILGELNGGYNLGLEWIGFARWIVGATAVGAAERLLQMAIDYSKERETFGKPIAERQAIQWQIADSAVEIEAAKWLVLNAAYTLDQGEDNRHLASMAKLYGSNMGNRVVDRVLQIHGGIGYTKELPIERWYREARLWRIYDGTDEIQRLIISRNLLKGHVKLGQYV from the coding sequence ATGCATTTACGCCTCACTGACGAACAAAAAATGATTCAAAAAACAATTCGAAAATTTGTTGAAAAAGAATTAATCCCTTTAGAAAATGAAGTACTTAGAAATGAGCGTGAAGGTAGACCAAGCTTAGATCCTGCAGTTGAAAAGGAACTTCAATTGAAAGCAAAAAAAGCTGGTTTTTGGGGAATTAATACACCTACTGAATATGGCGGTGCTGATTTAGGCCAAATGATGTTAGCAATTATTTATATGGAAATTTCAAAAACATTCGTTCCTTTTAAATTTGGTGGTTATGCGGATAATATTTTATTTTATTGTAACGAAGAACAAAAAAAGAAATACCTTATTCCTACAATAAATGGTGATAAAAAATCATGCTTTGCAATGACCGAACCGAATGCCGGCTCTGATACTCAAAACATTAAAATGACCGCTAGAAGGGATGGGAATGAATGGGTATTAAATGGTGAGAAAACATTTATTACAGGAGGAAATGAAGCGGATTTTGTAATGGTCATTGCAATTACGGACAAAGAAAGACATCAAAAAACTGGTGGAAGAGATGGGGTAACTTGTTTTATAGTCGACCGGGAAATGGGTTGGAAATCCGAATTTATCCATACTATGGGCGAATGGGGACCAGCTGGTTTAGTATTTGATAATGTCCGTGTGCCTGAAGAAAATATTTTAGGTGAATTAAATGGTGGCTACAATTTAGGACTTGAATGGATTGGATTTGCAAGATGGATTGTTGGGGCCACAGCAGTTGGAGCAGCTGAACGTTTATTACAAATGGCTATTGACTATTCAAAAGAAAGGGAAACATTCGGAAAACCAATTGCCGAACGACAAGCTATACAATGGCAAATAGCGGATTCGGCTGTTGAAATAGAAGCTGCCAAATGGCTCGTGTTAAATGCAGCATATACACTCGATCAAGGAGAAGACAATAGACATTTAGCATCAATGGCGAAACTATATGGTTCGAATATGGGAAATCGAGTTGTTGACCGCGTCCTTCAAATTCATGGTGGAATCGGATATACAAAAGAACTACCAATTGAAAGATGGTACCGTGAAGCAAGATTATGGAGAATATACGACGGAACTGATGAAATTCAACGCTTAATTATTTCACGTAATTTACTAAAAGGACATGTTAAATTAGGACAATACGTTTAA
- a CDS encoding MaoC family dehydratase N-terminal domain-containing protein, giving the protein MFKSFIGKRSKSVKNTVESSAVKKFAEAIGDLHPIYVDEEYGKQSRYGQNIAPTTFPRVFDYGKIENFNLPNVGLIHGEQTFEYKRPLLIGETINCYTEIKDYYEKRGGHGFMGFLVLSDNGEDQAGNIIFTTKSVVIITEEVRKVLTV; this is encoded by the coding sequence ATGTTTAAATCGTTTATTGGTAAACGCTCTAAATCAGTAAAAAATACTGTAGAAAGTAGTGCTGTGAAAAAATTTGCTGAAGCAATTGGGGATTTACATCCGATTTATGTTGATGAAGAATACGGAAAACAATCTAGATATGGACAAAATATTGCTCCAACAACATTTCCTAGAGTATTTGACTATGGGAAGATAGAGAATTTTAACCTACCTAATGTTGGGCTAATTCATGGTGAGCAAACATTTGAATATAAAAGGCCACTTTTAATTGGTGAAACCATTAATTGTTATACAGAGATAAAAGACTATTATGAAAAACGTGGTGGACATGGCTTTATGGGGTTTCTAGTACTGTCAGATAACGGAGAAGATCAAGCAGGCAATATTATTTTTACGACTAAATCAGTTGTTATTATAACTGAAGAGGTTAGGAAGGTGTTAACGGTATGA
- the fabG gene encoding 3-oxoacyl-ACP reductase FabG: protein MVGRFEGRVAFVTGGSRGIGKGIVELFAKEGAKVAIIDVNEEALSHTASEFKQYEIYTKVANVTNSNEVEAAMKEVHDTFGSIDIVVNNAGVIRDNLLFKMTDSDWDTVMDVHLKGSFNVVRAAQAFMVKQKYGRIINISSTSALGNRGQSNYATAKAGLQGLTKTLAIELGKYGITSNAVAPGFIETEMTKETANRIGITFEQLVEASLSQIPAGRTGKPEDIANAVAFFADEKSSYVNGQVLYVAGGPKA, encoded by the coding sequence ATGGTCGGAAGATTTGAAGGTAGAGTAGCCTTTGTAACAGGTGGTAGTAGAGGAATCGGCAAGGGAATTGTCGAATTATTTGCAAAAGAAGGAGCAAAAGTAGCGATTATTGACGTGAACGAAGAAGCACTTTCACACACTGCTTCAGAATTTAAGCAGTATGAAATATACACTAAAGTTGCAAACGTTACAAATTCCAATGAAGTTGAAGCTGCTATGAAAGAAGTACATGATACATTTGGTTCAATAGATATTGTAGTCAATAATGCCGGTGTTATTCGCGATAATTTATTATTTAAAATGACAGATTCAGATTGGGATACTGTTATGGATGTTCACTTAAAAGGTTCTTTTAATGTTGTACGTGCTGCACAAGCCTTTATGGTAAAACAAAAATATGGAAGAATCATTAATATTTCTTCAACATCGGCGCTTGGGAACCGTGGTCAATCAAACTATGCAACTGCAAAAGCTGGTTTGCAAGGTCTAACGAAAACCCTTGCAATTGAACTTGGTAAATATGGAATCACTTCTAACGCTGTAGCACCAGGGTTTATCGAAACTGAAATGACGAAGGAAACAGCAAATCGAATCGGTATTACTTTTGAGCAGCTTGTTGAGGCAAGTTTAAGTCAGATACCAGCAGGAAGAACAGGTAAACCAGAGGATATTGCAAATGCAGTTGCTTTCTTTGCTGATGAAAAGTCTTCCTATGTAAATGGGCAAGTTTTATATGTTGCAGGTGGACCTAAAGCTTAA
- the rsgA gene encoding ribosome small subunit-dependent GTPase A: protein MNLKQLGWNETFGEKDQNTVVARVISEQRQIYKLHDGETELTGEVSGKFQFQAKVKSDYPSVGDWVVIEPLKGENKAIIQKVLPRISQFSRQSAGEKTEEQIVAANIDYVFLVMALNNDFNIRRLERYLLVAYDSGANPIIVLTKKDLCTDLPTKIAAVEEIAFGVPIYSVNSTNGEGIEELKQLISEGKTVSLLGSSGVGKSTLLNALIGEVIQITQDVREGDDRGKHTTTHRELFFLPSGGMVIDTPGMRELQLWGGEEHISSTFTDVEELAKSCKFSDCTHANEPGCAVNRAIENGELDQQRLTSYRKLMRELAYAERKQDASLARQERDKWKKISKMMNTKSYK, encoded by the coding sequence ATGAATTTAAAACAATTAGGTTGGAACGAAACGTTCGGAGAAAAGGATCAAAATACTGTAGTTGCAAGAGTAATTTCAGAACAAAGACAAATTTATAAATTGCATGATGGAGAAACTGAACTAACTGGTGAAGTTTCTGGGAAATTTCAATTCCAAGCAAAAGTAAAAAGTGATTATCCATCCGTTGGAGATTGGGTTGTAATCGAACCATTAAAAGGTGAAAACAAAGCAATTATCCAAAAGGTATTGCCGAGAATAAGTCAATTCTCAAGGCAATCTGCAGGAGAAAAAACTGAAGAACAAATAGTAGCTGCTAATATAGATTACGTGTTTTTAGTAATGGCATTAAATAACGATTTTAATATAAGAAGATTAGAACGTTATTTACTAGTTGCCTATGATAGTGGAGCAAATCCAATTATTGTTTTAACAAAAAAAGATTTATGCACTGACTTACCAACCAAAATTGCAGCAGTTGAAGAGATTGCATTTGGTGTACCGATTTATTCTGTAAATAGTACAAATGGAGAAGGGATTGAAGAACTGAAACAGCTCATTTCAGAAGGGAAGACTGTTTCTTTACTTGGTTCTTCAGGTGTTGGTAAATCTACATTATTAAACGCGCTAATCGGTGAAGTAATTCAAATAACACAGGACGTACGTGAAGGTGACGATCGTGGTAAACACACAACAACACACCGCGAATTATTTTTCCTACCATCTGGCGGAATGGTCATCGATACACCAGGTATGCGAGAATTACAACTTTGGGGTGGAGAAGAACATATAAGCTCGACATTTACAGATGTCGAAGAATTAGCAAAATCATGTAAATTCTCTGACTGTACACATGCAAACGAACCAGGATGTGCGGTCAACCGAGCAATCGAAAACGGCGAACTAGATCAGCAAAGACTCACAAGCTATCGTAAATTAATGAGAGAACTAGCGTATGCAGAACGTAAACAAGACGCATCACTAGCTAGACAAGAAAGAGATAAGTGGAAAAAAATTAGTAAAATGATGAATACTAAGTCTTATAAGTAA
- a CDS encoding MaoC/PaaZ C-terminal domain-containing protein gives MTVLLDLQIGDSMKPVVLEPVSRIDLIKYAGASGDYNPIHTIDEEAKKAGLPGIIAHGMWTMGNLAKLFSDFLEVGFIENYSIRFKNMVFLNDVITLNSTLDKVDENILHFKVNAKNQNDVTVITGKILFKLYE, from the coding sequence ATGACGGTATTATTAGATTTACAAATTGGCGACTCGATGAAACCTGTCGTACTTGAACCAGTATCTCGAATTGATTTAATAAAATACGCAGGAGCATCAGGGGATTATAATCCTATTCATACAATTGATGAGGAAGCAAAGAAGGCTGGTTTACCTGGAATTATTGCACATGGCATGTGGACAATGGGTAATTTAGCAAAGCTTTTTTCAGATTTTTTAGAAGTTGGCTTTATTGAAAATTACTCTATAAGATTCAAAAATATGGTATTCCTAAATGATGTCATCACATTGAATTCAACACTTGATAAAGTCGATGAAAATATACTACATTTTAAAGTAAATGCAAAGAATCAGAACGATGTAACGGTTATTACTGGTAAAATTTTATTTAAATTATATGAATGA
- a CDS encoding undecaprenyldiphospho-muramoylpentapeptide beta-N-acetylglucosaminyltransferase gives MSKKTIVFTGGGSAGHVTPNIAIINELNKNDWDIHYIGSKKGIEKELINKIELPYYGISSGKLRRYIDFENIIDLFRVIKGCLDARKVLKKIKPSLVFSKGGFVSVPVIIAASTLKIPIFIHESDMTPGLANKISQRFATKIFTSFEEAKNYFPKNKTTVIGSPIRKELLNGSRQKGLQFLNFKSYIPILTIMGGSLGAKKINETVRESLQDLTKKYQIVHLCGKGNVDESLKNIQGYKQFEYVHDELADVLAASQMILTRGGSNAIFEFLALHKPMLIIPLTKNQSRGDQIVNANSFKEKGFALMLEEEDLTKKSLQESIEELQTKKDFFITKMKSSNQSYALDLLLEEINSN, from the coding sequence ATGTCTAAGAAAACAATAGTATTTACCGGTGGGGGCTCTGCGGGGCATGTAACACCAAATATCGCCATTATAAATGAATTAAATAAAAATGATTGGGATATCCATTATATTGGATCAAAAAAAGGAATTGAAAAGGAACTAATAAATAAAATTGAATTACCTTATTACGGGATTTCAAGCGGAAAATTAAGACGATATATAGATTTTGAAAATATTATTGACCTGTTTCGAGTAATAAAAGGCTGTCTTGACGCCAGAAAAGTATTAAAAAAAATTAAGCCAAGTTTAGTTTTTTCAAAGGGTGGCTTTGTTTCTGTACCAGTAATCATTGCTGCTAGCACATTGAAAATTCCAATTTTTATTCATGAAAGTGATATGACCCCAGGACTTGCAAATAAAATTTCTCAGCGATTTGCTACAAAAATTTTTACGTCATTTGAAGAAGCAAAAAATTATTTTCCAAAAAATAAAACAACAGTTATTGGTTCACCTATAAGAAAAGAACTATTAAATGGCTCAAGGCAAAAGGGCTTACAATTCCTTAATTTTAAAAGCTATATACCAATATTAACAATTATGGGTGGAAGTTTAGGAGCAAAAAAAATCAATGAAACTGTTAGAGAATCATTACAAGATCTAACGAAAAAGTACCAGATTGTCCATCTATGTGGAAAAGGAAATGTTGATGAAAGTTTAAAAAATATTCAAGGATATAAGCAATTTGAATATGTACACGACGAGCTAGCAGATGTATTGGCCGCATCTCAAATGATTCTCACAAGAGGTGGGTCAAATGCTATATTTGAATTTTTAGCGTTACATAAACCGATGTTAATCATCCCACTTACGAAAAATCAAAGTAGGGGAGACCAAATAGTAAATGCAAATTCTTTTAAAGAAAAAGGCTTTGCATTAATGCTGGAAGAAGAGGATTTAACGAAAAAATCACTTCAAGAATCAATAGAAGAACTTCAAACTAAAAAGGACTTTTTCATTACCAAAATGAAATCATCGAATCAAAGTTATGCACTTGATCTACTTCTTGAAGAAATAAATAGTAATTGA
- the liaF gene encoding cell wall-active antibiotics response protein LiaF codes for MKRFRRLSSNELTGLLFIIAGIGLLFDLFLNPFAIIAAGVGIYLFQYGAKKRKVYPSTSANIAFFGGIILFISNVFQLKSILGVLSFIVIYVGYLIFVNSKFNAKVIIPNIVETTNTGVFETNSLISNRFFTNIHLKNDSFELEDVNYYFGIGDVIIDLSESFIPEGETVLVLNGIIGNITLYVPYDLEVSIQHSTLYGKINILKNKLNGFNKNCKFTSNDYKEASRKLKIVTSLAIGNIEVTNK; via the coding sequence ATGAAGCGATTTAGACGATTGTCTAGCAATGAATTAACAGGATTATTATTCATAATTGCAGGCATAGGATTATTATTTGATCTATTTTTAAATCCTTTTGCAATAATCGCAGCTGGAGTAGGTATTTATTTGTTTCAGTACGGGGCAAAAAAACGTAAAGTTTACCCTTCTACTTCTGCGAATATCGCGTTTTTTGGAGGAATCATTTTATTTATTAGTAATGTATTTCAATTGAAATCGATCTTAGGAGTACTATCCTTTATTGTGATTTATGTTGGATATTTAATATTCGTTAATTCTAAATTTAATGCAAAAGTCATTATACCAAATATAGTTGAAACAACGAATACAGGTGTCTTTGAAACAAATTCTCTTATTTCAAATCGTTTTTTCACAAATATTCATCTAAAGAATGATTCATTTGAATTAGAAGATGTAAATTATTATTTTGGAATTGGAGATGTCATAATCGATCTTTCTGAGTCATTTATTCCTGAAGGAGAGACAGTGTTGGTATTAAATGGAATCATCGGTAACATTACATTGTATGTGCCGTATGATTTAGAAGTCTCAATCCAACATTCTACTTTATATGGAAAAATTAATATCCTTAAAAATAAATTGAACGGGTTTAACAAGAATTGTAAGTTCACTTCTAATGATTATAAAGAAGCTTCAAGAAAGTTAAAAATTGTCACTTCTTTAGCAATCGGAAATATTGAGGTGACAAATAAATGA
- a CDS encoding dCTP deaminase domain-containing protein — MEKIRGFEIAKGFENCGVNLPKRATTHAAGYDIECIEETIINPNEIKLVGTGLKAYMQKDEFLALFVRSSTPLKKGLMKGNGVGVIDSDYYSNPSNDGHIMMQLINVSKEPVIIQKGERIGQAVFQKFLLADDDFAGEERVSGFGSTGK, encoded by the coding sequence TTGGAAAAAATAAGAGGTTTTGAAATAGCAAAAGGATTCGAAAATTGTGGAGTGAATCTACCAAAAAGAGCAACTACTCATGCAGCTGGATATGATATCGAATGTATTGAAGAGACAATTATAAATCCAAACGAGATCAAACTTGTTGGTACAGGATTAAAAGCGTATATGCAAAAAGACGAATTTTTAGCATTATTTGTACGCTCGTCTACACCGTTAAAGAAAGGTTTAATGAAAGGAAATGGGGTAGGGGTTATTGATTCAGACTACTATAGCAATCCTTCAAACGATGGCCATATCATGATGCAATTAATAAATGTTTCGAAGGAGCCTGTGATCATTCAAAAAGGTGAGAGAATTGGACAAGCTGTTTTCCAAAAGTTCTTATTAGCTGATGATGATTTCGCAGGGGAAGAACGAGTTAGTGGTTTTGGAAGTACTGGCAAATAA